The following proteins are encoded in a genomic region of Athene noctua chromosome 9, bAthNoc1.hap1.1, whole genome shotgun sequence:
- the CEBPG gene encoding CCAAT/enhancer-binding protein gamma has product MSKTSQQNTATDANGVSVIHTQAHTSGLQQVPQLVPVSPGGGGKAVPPSKQGKKNSFVDRNSDEYRQRRERNNMAVKKSRLKSKQKAQDTLQRVNQLKEENERLEAKIKLLTKELSVLKDLFLEHAHNLADNVQPVGTETTTTNPENNGQ; this is encoded by the coding sequence ATGAGCAAGACATCCCAACAGAACACCGCTACAGATGCGAACGGAGTAAGCGTGATTCACACCCAAGCACACACCAGTGGTTTGCAGCAGGTTCCCCAGCTGGTGCCTGTTAGTCCTGGTGGCGGAGGCAAAGCTGTGCCTCCCAgcaagcagggaaagaaaaattcctttgtgGATAGAAACAGTGATGAGTATCGTCAGCGCAGAGAGCGAAACAACATGGCAGTGAAAAAGAGCCGgttaaaaagcaagcagaaagcaCAAGACACACTGCAAAGGGTAAACCAgctcaaagaagaaaatgaacGTTTAGAGGCAAAAATTAAGCTCCTGACCAAGGAACTGAGCGTACTGAAAGACTTGTTCCTTGAGCATGCACACAATCTTGCAGACAATGTGCAACCTGTTGGCACTGAAACCACCACAACAAATCCAGAAAACAACGGACAGTAG